TGCCCAACAAGTCGGCGAACTCAGCGAGGCGGGTATCGAGGTGCTTGGTCACCCGACCGACGTGACAGACAAGCGGTCGGTTGCCGAATTGGCAGGCATGGTGGAAAAGGATTTGGGCGGATGTGACCTTCTCTTCAATAACGCCGGCGTGGCGGTTTTCGGTCCGTTTGTCGAAGCGACCGACGCAGATTGGGAATTCACGATGGGGGTGAACTTCTGGGGAGTTCTCAATGGGCTGCAAGCCTTTGTGCCTGCCATGATCAAGCGAGGCTCCGGCCATATCGTCAACACCGCTTCGATGAGTGGGCTCGTCGGGATGGAGAATCTGAGCGTGTATTGCGCGTCTAAGTTCGCGGTGGTTGGTCTTTCCGAATCGCTCCGCCGTGAATTGGCACCGGCTGGTGTCGGTGTCTCGGTGTTATGCCCGATGGTGGTCGACACGCCGATCAGCGAAAACTCGGTCCGGATGCGACCGGCGGATCTCGTCAACGACGTCGCCGCCCCGGATGTCACTGCCAACCTCGTAGGTGGCGTCATCAGCGTTGACCAAGTCGCCGCGCTGGTCGTCAAGGCCGTCATCAACAACGATCCATACATTCTTACCCATCCGGATCAGGCGCCCATCTTGCTGCGACGGTCCTCTCGTCTCGCAGAGGCTGCTGATCGAGTGTTCGGCTGATGGCTGGCCCATTGACCGGGGTCCAGATCGTCGAACTTGCCGGCATCGGCCCCGGTCCGTTCTGCGCAATGATGCTTGCCGACATGGGAGCTGAGGTCGTCCGGGTGGATCGTCCCGACCAGGTAGGCAGATCGAACTGGAACTCGTATGACGTTCTCAACCGTGGGCGGCGGACCATCGCAGTGAATCTGAAGCATCCTGATGGCGTCGAAGTCGTGATGAAACTGATCGAAGCGGCCGATGGGCTTATTGAGGGATTTCGGCC
The Acidimicrobiia bacterium genome window above contains:
- a CDS encoding SDR family NAD(P)-dependent oxidoreductase, which produces MFENQTAVITGGASGIGLGIGKALGRRGARVVLADLDRNALAQQVGELSEAGIEVLGHPTDVTDKRSVAELAGMVEKDLGGCDLLFNNAGVAVFGPFVEATDADWEFTMGVNFWGVLNGLQAFVPAMIKRGSGHIVNTASMSGLVGMENLSVYCASKFAVVGLSESLRRELAPAGVGVSVLCPMVVDTPISENSVRMRPADLVNDVAAPDVTANLVGGVISVDQVAALVVKAVINNDPYILTHPDQAPILLRRSSRLAEAADRVFG